From a region of the Castanea sativa cultivar Marrone di Chiusa Pesio chromosome 10, ASM4071231v1 genome:
- the LOC142612781 gene encoding uncharacterized protein LOC142612781 produces the protein MSAIATSYVVLSPNSFSLTNLSSTTTARTRSVILYSSKLVSTSRGCHSLRPPSFSSELFLRIPYGSSKRTSISTASKPFSPVTMEWQDCMVKMELDVPTSVAYNCYSDREAIPRWMPFISSVKILEDQPALSQWSLKYKAFGRNIEFSWLARNMQPIPNQKIHWRSLDGLPNRGAVRFYPKGPASCVVELTVSYEVPQILAPVASALKPFLEGLLGRGLERFASFAKTYQAESTS, from the exons ATGTCTGCAATAGCAACATCCTATGTTGTTTTAAGCCCAAACTCTTTCAGTCTTACTAACTTGTCATCCACAACCACAGCAAGAACCAGAAGTGTTATTCTATATAGCTCCAAACTTGTATCCACTTCGAGAGGCTGCCATTCTTTGAGGCCACCATCTTTTTCCTCCGAGCTTTTCCTCAGAATCCCATATGGGTCCTCCAAGAGAACCTCAATTTCCACTGCCTCCAAGCCCTTTTCCCCTGTCACCATGGAATGGCAGGATTGCAT GGTTAAGATGGAACTTGATGTGCCTACTTCAGTTGCCTATAACTGTTACTCTGACCGCGAAGCCATTCCCCGTTGGATGCCCTTTATTTCATCTGTAAAG ATATTGGAAGACCAGCCTGCCCTATCACAATGGTCACTGAAGTATAAAGCATTTGGTCGTAATATTGAATTCTCCTGGCTTGCTCGAAATATGCAG CCTATCCCAAATCAAAAAATCCACTGGAGATCTCTGGATGGTCTTCCGAACAG AGGTGCTGTCCGATTTTACCCAAAAGGTCCTGCGTCGTGTGTAGTAGAA CTGACAGTGTCGTATGAAGTTCCTCAAATTTTAGCTCCAGTGGCATCA GCACTGAAACCTTTTCTTGAAGGCTTACTTGGACGAGGTTTGGAACGATTTGCGTCGTTTGCAAAAACCTACCAAGCAGAATCAACCAGCTGA
- the LOC142614069 gene encoding short-chain dehydrogenase reductase 3b-like: MSKPRLEGKVALITGAASGIGEEAVRLFTENGAFVVVADVQDELGHQVVASIGPERASYHHCDVRDEKQVEETVNYTLEKYGSLDVLFSNAGIIGPLTGILDLDIDGLDNTMATNVRGVAATIKHAARAMVARNIRGSIICTTSVAASLGGTGPHAYTASKHALVGLVKSACGELGAYGIRVNSISPFGVATPLSCRAYNLGPSQVESHSCAMANLKGIVLKARHVAEAALFLASDESAYVSGQNLAVDGGFTVVNHSFSAIS, from the exons ATGTCTAAGCCAAG GTTGGAAGGAAAGGTGGCCCTTATCACTGGTGCAGCTAGTGGGATTGGTGAGGAGGCAGTGAGATTATTCACCGAGAATGGGGCTTTTGTTGTCGTTGCTGATGTTCAAGATGAACTGGGTCATCAAGTTGTTGCATCAATAGGTCCAGAGAGAGCAAGTTATCACCATTGTGATGTAAGAGATGAGAAGCAAGTTGAGGAAACTGTGAATTATACCTTGGAGAAATATGGTAGCTTAGATGTCTTGTTTAGCAATGCTGGAATCATTGGCCCCTTAACTGGCATCCTAGACCTTGACATCGACGGTTTGGACAATACCATGGCTACAAATGTTCGTGGAGTGGCTGCAACAATTAAGCATGCGGCACGTGCTATGGTAGCTAGAAATATACGCGGATCCATCATATGCACCACAAGTGTAGCAGCCTCACTTGGAGGAACTGGTCCACATGCTTATACTGCATCGAAACATGCTCTTGTTGGCCTAGTCAAGTCGGCTTGTGGTGAGCTTGGTGCTTATGGGATTAGAGTAAATTCAATTTCCCCATTTGGAGTAGCCACACCTCTTTCTTGTAGAGCTTATAATTTGGGACCAAGTCAGGTAGAAAGCCATAGTTGTGCCATGGCCAACTTGAAGGGTATAGTGTTGAAGGCACGGCATGTTGCAGAGGCTGCTTTGTTTCTTGCTTCTGATGAATCAGCTTACGTCAGTGGCCAGAACTTGGCTGTGGATGGAGGATTCACGGTGGTTAATCACAGTTTTTCAGCTATCTCCTAA